In Campylobacter sp. MG1, the genomic window GTAACAACTAAAACGATCGGTGATAAGAAAAATATCAAAAGTGCTAAAAAAACATATTTTAAATTCAAAAAACTAAGCAAAGATGAGTTAAAGGCTTTGGATAAAATAAGTCTTGATTATGAGCTTATAGAGCTTTACGAAGCTGATAATAAAAGACAGCCACAAAGGGATAAAAAGTTTTTAAACCTTGTAAAGCTTGCAAATGATTATGAAAAATACCCAAACGGAGTTCCGTGCTTTTTTGTTGAACATGAAAGAGCAGGGATAAAATATGTATTTTTTGGTCATACGCCGTATTTTAGAATACCTTATTTTAAAAGCGTAAAAGAGCATATACCTGAGTATGAATTTGGTGAAAATTATTTTGATTTAACAGAATGTATTTTTGGTAAAGAAAGCAAATTTGCTTCTAGAGTGTTTTTTGAAGATGCAAATCTAGTAAGTGATTTAAAAGATATTTTTCAAAAAGAAACAAGAACTCAAAATTTGCAAGGTCCAAAACCAACTTCTTATAATATGTATTTAGAAAATAGCTTAAAATCAAAAGTTAGTAGCGTTAAACATTATAATGATGATGTAATGCTAAGAGGCTATAAAATGTATCACCATAAAGATACAAAAAATGAAAAGGATTATAAATTTATTCCAGATCAACAACGCCCAGATAATGAAAAAATGAAAAATGTTATAAGAGCTATAAAAAGTGGTGTTAATTTTAAAGGTAAAATCAGATTTTCTAATCTAAAAGATTATGAATTAGGTGCTTTAATGTTTGTTTTGAACTTGCCTAAAAATTGTTTTCATAAGCTTGGCGGAGCTAAACCACTTGGGCTTGGAAGTGTTGAAATAAATGCTAAATTAAGCGTGTATGATATAACTAAAAGTTATGAGAATTTGTTTTCAGATAATGGCATATGTGAGCTAAGTTTAATCAACGAGCAAAAAGACTATATAAAGGCGTTTGAAAGCAAGATTTTGGAGCAAATTGGTTCAAACAATAATAGCTTATGGGAAGAGCCGAGACTAAAAGAGCTAGAAATAATGCTTAATTATGAAAAATCAAAAAATAT contains:
- a CDS encoding TIGR03986 family CRISPR-associated RAMP protein — encoded protein: MNNPFGDFFANNGTNKQKEIAKRNNQEKQKKEKAQEKANFNNHKKQSGGTKSEGGIVGKATASYNFIPLNHKNEFAKFKKPDDFDNFNGISGEINLTITTKTPFFIGDEQKQGEVKKFFSIDGVTPKIPGSSLRGMIRNLVEIVSYGKFENTNLTTFYYRNMAGKGESTLKAEYARIMSSKDKDGVPRPNAKFGYFVKEGERKYAIYKATKEQAKRCSVYKDYDLKGLDELMNHPNALEICQKIANENMTIKPVGDKYIVHTGVTTKTIGDKKNIKSAKKTYFKFKKLSKDELKALDKISLDYELIELYEADNKRQPQRDKKFLNLVKLANDYEKYPNGVPCFFVEHERAGIKYVFFGHTPYFRIPYFKSVKEHIPEYEFGENYFDLTECIFGKESKFASRVFFEDANLVSDLKDIFQKETRTQNLQGPKPTSYNMYLENSLKSKVSSVKHYNDDVMLRGYKMYHHKDTKNEKDYKFIPDQQRPDNEKMKNVIRAIKSGVNFKGKIRFSNLKDYELGALMFVLNLPKNCFHKLGGAKPLGLGSVEINAKLSVYDITKSYENLFSDNGICELSLINEQKDYIKAFESKILEQIGSNNNSLWEEPRLKELEIMLNYEKSKNIDSRYMDINDFKHKDKVLPRPSELIKKQG